ATAACGATGTTCGGGGTAGCGCAGTGTGGTGTGTACAATTCCTTTCCAAAGTAGAAAAAGTGGCATGGGCCGGAGTTGGTATTCTTTTATAATGAAAGCGCGTCCCATTTCAATAGACTTGCTCATCATGTCGTACAATTCGGGTTCAAACCTAAAAAGATCCTGTAAATAAAACCCATCTATTCCGAAGCGCGCAAATATCTCGGAACCGAGTCCCATCCGGTATGCTCCGGCCATTTTCTGCGCATCATTATCCCACAAAAACATGTGGTGGTAATAGCTGTCAAATTTATCTAAGTCGGTACTGTTATTAGTGCCTTCACCAACCTCTCGGAAGGTAATTTCGCGCAATCGGCCAATTTCTTGTAATATGTATGGAACTGAATTTGCTTCGGCCAAAAACACTTCGTAATTTTTACTTATAAGCAATCGTTTATCGTTTTCGCGAAGCTTTTCAATTTCGGCTTCCATGGCTTCCAACGGAATGGGGCCTGCAATTTTCTTGGGTGGCTTTGGAAATTTTAGTGTTTTTGGAATGCTATCCAACAATTTTTTCTTCTGAAACGCATTGGAGAGCATATACGTTTTCTTCCTGAGAAATTCGGTAAATGAAGCCAGCGATTGGTGTTCCTTTTGGTCTTCAACCGAAATAGGATTACCAATCCGCACCTTTATTAAACGCTCTTTTTGTGTTAATAATTCTGAAGGTAGTTTTGCGGTTCGCAGTGTATCGCTCATTTTTGCCAAACGGTAAAATAGTTTGCTGTTTTTGGCGTGAAAATAAATTGGTACTACGGGTACTTCGGCTTTTTGTACGAGTTTCATTGCCGCTTCTTCCCAAGGTTTGTCTATTAATAATCTGCCATCTCTATAGGTAGAAACTTCGCCAGCCGGAAAAATACCCAACGGTTGTCCTTGACGCAGATGTAGGATGGCATTTTTAAAACCTGAAATACTCGATTTAGCATCCTTTCTATCTTCAAAAGGATTTACGGGCATTACATAAGGTTTTAACGGTTCTATACGATGCAGTAAAAAATTGGCGACTATTTTAAAATCTGGGCGTTGTTCCAGCAATAATTTTAGGAGCAATATACCATCAATACCACCGAGCGGATGGTTCGAAATTGTAATAAAAGCACCTGTTTTTGGGATACGTCGAAGATCTTCTTCGGGAATTTCAAACTTTATTTCGAATTCTGAAATTAACCCATTTATAAACTCAAGGTCGTTTAAATGTTTGTTTCTGTCGTAAATCTGATTGAGTGTAGAAATGTTTAAAACCTTCATTAAGGACCAACCCATAAATGTACCCAGAAAGCCGAATTTATCGACGTTTATCGCTTTTGCAACTTCCTTTGCGTTGACTAATCCCATGAAATTAATTGGTTGTTTGTATCAAACAAAGATAACGAAACATCAATGATAAACTTTATACAAATCAATCAATGTCCTGTAAAGATGTTTCACTTGGCTTTTAAAATCCAATTTCTAAATACAAATAAAATTGCTTATTCCTTAATTACTAATTGAACCGTTTCTTTACTTTCCTGTTTTAAAAGTACATTTTTGTTTTCGGCAAGTGCCTTTACTTCTGAAGGGTTAAAATGACGAATGGTGTAGAGGGTAACATTTTCGTTCCATTTAACGCTAAAGTTTTCTCTAAGTTTTGCCAGTAAAGCCTCTAAATTTTGGAATTTGTTATCTACACAAACAGAAAAACTAATGGCTGAATTTTGAATTAAATTCACCTTCATTTTATATTCGTGAAGTAGTTTAAACACATCGCCAATATTGTCTTCCATCATAAATGAAAAATCTAAAGACGATAACGAAATTAATACCTGCTCCTTTTTCAATATAAAAGATGAAGTAAACGGATCCAGAACAACTCCTTTGCCAACGCAGGTTCCGGGGGCTAAAGGATTAAGAAACGATTTTACATACAGCGGAATTTCCTTTCGTTGCAAAGGCTGTAACGTTTTTGGGTGTATAACAGAGGCACCGTAAAAAGCAAGTTCAATAGCCTCTCTATACGAAATATGGTTATAAAGTTGCGTTTGTGTAAAATAACGCGGGTCGGCATTTAATACCCCGGGAACATCTTTCCAAATTGTAACATTTTCGGCATTTAAACAATATGCAAAAATTGCGGCGGTATAGTCGCTACCCTCACGGCCCAAGGTGGTGGTAAAATTATTTGTGTTTTCAGCACCCAAAAAACCTTGGGTAATAGTAATTCCTGTATCACTTACTTTTTCTGAAATTTTTTGCTGCGTTTTTTCCCAATCTACTGT
This region of Aequorivita marisscotiae genomic DNA includes:
- a CDS encoding lysophospholipid acyltransferase family protein — encoded protein: MGLVNAKEVAKAINVDKFGFLGTFMGWSLMKVLNISTLNQIYDRNKHLNDLEFINGLISEFEIKFEIPEEDLRRIPKTGAFITISNHPLGGIDGILLLKLLLEQRPDFKIVANFLLHRIEPLKPYVMPVNPFEDRKDAKSSISGFKNAILHLRQGQPLGIFPAGEVSTYRDGRLLIDKPWEEAAMKLVQKAEVPVVPIYFHAKNSKLFYRLAKMSDTLRTAKLPSELLTQKERLIKVRIGNPISVEDQKEHQSLASFTEFLRKKTYMLSNAFQKKKLLDSIPKTLKFPKPPKKIAGPIPLEAMEAEIEKLRENDKRLLISKNYEVFLAEANSVPYILQEIGRLREITFREVGEGTNNSTDLDKFDSYYHHMFLWDNDAQKMAGAYRMGLGSEIFARFGIDGFYLQDLFRFEPELYDMMSKSIEMGRAFIIKEYQLRPMPLFLLWKGIVHTTLRYPEHRYLIGGVSISNKFSEFSKSLMIEFMKSNYYDPYVAQYINPKKEYKVKLKDADKDFIFDESEADLNKFDKIIDEVEPGSLRLPVLIKKYIKQNAKVVAFNVDPLFNNAVDGLMYIRIADLPESTVKPVMEEFQAELEKKYSDRNNENFDSENSKEELKPE
- a CDS encoding aspartate kinase — protein: MKIFKFGGASTKDAANIKNVLSVINQSGEKNLVVVISAMGKITNALEDVVNDYFSDKNNLYKSLNTVYDFHFEILKGLFSPSHGCFAKLDTLFNELKHFLETNKSKNHAFVYDQVVSYGELISSTIISTYFTEKGIQNTWLDVRQCIKTNENYRDATVDWEKTQQKISEKVSDTGITITQGFLGAENTNNFTTTLGREGSDYTAAIFAYCLNAENVTIWKDVPGVLNADPRYFTQTQLYNHISYREAIELAFYGASVIHPKTLQPLQRKEIPLYVKSFLNPLAPGTCVGKGVVLDPFTSSFILKKEQVLISLSSLDFSFMMEDNIGDVFKLLHEYKMKVNLIQNSAISFSVCVDNKFQNLEALLAKLRENFSVKWNENVTLYTIRHFNPSEVKALAENKNVLLKQESKETVQLVIKE